The following proteins are co-located in the Equus caballus isolate H_3958 breed thoroughbred chromosome 15, TB-T2T, whole genome shotgun sequence genome:
- the LOC111772349 gene encoding LOW QUALITY PROTEIN: olfactory receptor 2T6 (The sequence of the model RefSeq protein was modified relative to this genomic sequence to represent the inferred CDS: inserted 1 base in 1 codon) translates to MSIHLHVMETQLWNYSSTVKKEEAANLPPDIKMLDISHINNVKTFFKNSLYLLQFSLTPHFSSYAFRYNNTMDGDNKTFPSDFTLTRLFTHSKASXFIFSIICVIFFMTMIANGSMIFLIHIGPHLHTPMYFLLSHLSFIDMMYTSTIVPKTLVDYLMGKRTISFISCTSQYFLYMGFVGSEFFLLGLMAYDCYVAICNPLRYPVLMNHRICWMTLASSWFSRALDSFLLTPITMSLPFCASHKIDHFFCEAPTMLRLACGDKATYERVMYICCVIMLLIPFSVVISSYAQILITVHQMKSAEGKKKAFATCSSHIMVVTLFYGAALYTYMLPQSYHTPTKDKVFSACYTILTPLLNPLIYSLRNTDVTGALKRVLARWRGLHCVTREEF, encoded by the exons ATGTCCATTCATCTTCATGTCATGGAGACCCAACTTTGGAATTACTCTTCAACAGTAAAGAAAGAAGAAGCTGCAAATCTACCACCAGACATAAAAATGCTTGATATTAGTCATATAAATAATgttaagacattttttaaaaattcactctaTCTACTGCAATTTTCATTAACTCCACACTTCTCTTCTTATGCCTTCAGGTATAACAACACCATGGATGGAGACAATAAGACCTTTCCCAGTGACTTCACCCTCACACGACTCTTTACTCACAGTAAAGCCT GCTTCATTTTCAGCATCATTTGTGTCATCTTCTTTATGACCATGATAGCTAATGGGTCCATGATCTTTCTGATCCACATAGGCCCTCACCTCCACACTCCTATGTACTTCCTGCTCAGCCACCTCTCCTTCATTGACATGATGTACACTTCCACCATTGTGCCCAAGACGCTGGTTGATTATCTCATGGGCAAGAGGACCATCTCCTTTATCTCCTGTACATCCCAGTACTTTCTCTACATGGGCTTTGTGGGGTCTGAATTCTTCCTGCTGGGACTCATGGCCTATGACTGCTACGTGGCCATCTGCAACCCCCTCCGCTATCCTGTCCTCATGAATCACCGCATCTGTTGGATGACCTTGGCCAGCTCTTGGTTCAGCAGAGCTTTGGACAGCTTCCTCCTCACCCCTATCACCATGAGTCTCCCATTCTGTGCTTCCCACAAGATcgaccacttcttctgtgaggcGCCTACCATGCTCAGGCTGGCCTGTGGTGACAAGGCCACCTATGAAAGGGTGATGTACATTTGCTGTGTCATAATGCTGCTAATCCCTTTCTCCGTGGTGATTTCTTCGTATGCCCAGATTCTCATCACAGTGCACCAGATGAAGTCAGCAGAAGGCAAGAAGAAGGCCTTTGCCACATGCTCATCACACATAATGGTGGTGACCTTGTTTTACGGGGCTGCCCTTTACACCTATATGCTTCCCCAATCCTACCACACTCCAACCAAAGACAAGGTCTTCTCTGCCTGTTACACCATCCTCACCCCCTTGTTAAACCctctcatctacagcctgagaaacacagATGTAACAGGGGCCTTGAAGAGGGTTTTGGCGAGATGGCGAGGGCTCCATTGTGTGACAAGGGAAGAATTCTGA